The Rhea pennata isolate bPtePen1 chromosome Z, bPtePen1.pri, whole genome shotgun sequence genome includes a region encoding these proteins:
- the MACIR gene encoding macrophage immunometabolism regulator — translation MEVDINGESRTTVSTLPVPLAEVSSASKTDAEKPRCSSTPCSPMRRTVSGYQILHMDSNYLVGFTTGEELLKLAQKCTGNEENKGELGPNLRSKQLDSGLARSSRLYKTRSRYYQPYEIPAVNGRRRRRMPSSGDKCTKALPYEPYKALHGPLPLCLLKGKRAHSKSLDYLNLDKMSIKEPADTEVLQYQLQHLTLRGDRMFARNNT, via the coding sequence ATGGAAGTTGACATAAATGGAGAATCCAGAACTACTGTATCTACCCTCCCTGTACCTCTTGCAGAGGTGAGTTCTGCAAGCAAAACCGATGCTGAGAAGCCACGATGCTCCAGCACGCCGTGCTCACCAATGCGGCGGACAGTTTCCGGCTATCAGATCCTTCATATGGATTCTAACTATTTGGTTGGCTTCACAactggagaagagctgctgaaattAGCCCAGAAGTGTACAGGAAACGAAGAGAATAAAGGGGAATTAGGGCCTAACTTGCGTTCCAAACAGCTTGATTCAGGACTTGCACGTTCCTCTCGTTTGTACAAAACTAGAAGTAGGTACTATCAGCCATATGAGATCCCTGCAGTAaatggaaggaggaggagacgGATGCCCAGCTCAGGGGATAAATGCACTAAGGCTTTACCATATGAACCTTATAAGGCACTACATGGTCCCCTGCCTCTCTGCCTTTTAAAAGGTAAAAGGGCTCACTCTAAATCCCTGGACTACCTCAATTTAGACAAAATGAGCATCAAGGAACCTGCTGACACAGAAGTGCTACAATACCAGCTCCAACACCTTACCCTTAGAGGGGACCGTATGTTTGCAAGAAATAACACATGA